A genome region from Gossypium hirsutum isolate 1008001.06 chromosome A04, Gossypium_hirsutum_v2.1, whole genome shotgun sequence includes the following:
- the LOC107932743 gene encoding flavonol sulfotransferase-like, translated as MESHIEKQDGDVLQKSFKEMISTLPKGNSWGFPGDVYQYQGFWFSPPFLQGALLAQQQFQAQPTDIILCSSPRTGAAWLKSLTFSTITRTTYDDSTTPLLSKMPHDVVPYMEFDHIQFSTNRHLGIPLLATHLPYSFLPRSIIDSGCKLIYICRDPKDTFVSLYHIIARYNKSQNTQPIQLDEARFKKASVNLAKDTVLYLKKIAEFMGYPFSSEEQQQNVPENIVKMCSFDNLSGLEVNKTRRHREGYENLRIENNIFFRKGKPGDWKNYLTTKMAQRLDQRTMQKWSSSGLSV; from the exons ATGGAATCCCATATTGAGAAACAAGATGGAGATGTGCTTCAAAAATCTTTCAAAGAGATGATATCTACTCTCCCTAAAGGGAATAGTTGGGGTTTTCCTGGAGATGTATATCAATATCAAGGTTTTTGGTTCTCCCCGCCATTTCTACAAGGAGCATTGTTGGCTCAACAACAGTTCCAGGCTCAACCCACTGATATCATCCTTTGTAGCTCTCCAAGAACAGGCGCAGCCTGGTTAAAATCCCTCACTTTCTCCACTATTACAAGAACCACATACGATGATTCCACCACCCCTTTGCTTTCCAAGATGCCTCATGATGTTGTGCCTTACATGGAGTTCGATCATATCCAGTTTTCCACTAATCGACATCTTGGAATTCCTCTTTTAGCCACTCATCTTCCTTATTCTTTCTTGCCCAGATCTATAATTGATTCTGGTTGTAAACTTATTTACATTTGCAGGGACCCCAAAGATACATTTGTTTCATTGTATCATATCATTGCTAGGTACAACAAATCCCAAAATACTCAACCCATTCAACTTGATGAAGCGCGTTTCAAGAAGGCGTCAGTCA ATTTGGCTAAAGATACTGTTTTGTATCTTAAGAAAATAGCAGAGTTTATGGGTTATCCTTTCTCATCAGAGGAACAACAACAAAATGTGCCTGAAAACATTGTGAAGATGTGCAGTTTCGACAATTTAAGTGGCTTGGAAGTAAATAAAACCAGGAGACATCGTGAAGGGTACGAAAATTTGAGGATAGAAAATAACATTTTCTTTCGGAAAGGGAAGCCTGGAGACTGGAAGAATTATTTGACCACTAAAATGGCTCAACGTTTAGACCAACGAACAATGCAAAAATGGAGCAGTTCAGGTTTAAGTGTGTAA
- the LOC107932741 gene encoding flavonol sulfotransferase-like, with product MESHIEKQNRDVLQKSFKEMISTLPKENCWGIPEALYQYQGFWLTPPFLQGALSAQQQFQAQPTDIILCSSPRTGAAWLKSLTFATITRTSYNDSTTPLLSKMPHDVVPFMEFDHAQFSTNRHLGIPLLATHLPYSFLPRSIIDSGCKLIYICRDPKDTFVSLHHFNARYNKSQNTQPVQLDEAFELFYEGVNWYGPYWDHVLGYWKASLEHPDKLLFLKYEELIEDTVLYLKKIAEFMGYPFSSEEQQQGVPENIVQLCSFENLNGLEVNKTGKHRDGQGDLAMENNIFFRKGKVGDWKNYLTTEMARRLDQRTLQKFRGSGLSV from the coding sequence ATGGAATCCCATAttgagaaacaaaatagagatgtgCTTCAAAAATCTTTCAAAGAGATGATATCTACTCTCCCTAAAGAGAATTGTTGGGGTATTCCTGAAGCTCTATATCAATATCAGGGTTTTTGGCTCACCCCCCCTTTTCTACAAGGAGCATTGTCGGCTCAACAACAATTCCAGGCTCAACCCACTGATATCATCCTTTGTAGCTCTCCAAGAACAGGTGCAGCCTGGTTAAAATCCCTCACTTTCGCCACTATTACAAGAACTTCATACAATGATTCCACCACCCCTTTACTTTCCAAGATGCCTCATGATGTTGTGCCTTTCATGGAGTTCGATCATGCCCAGTTTTCCACTAATCGACATCTTGGAATTCCTCTTTTAGCCACTCATCTTCCTTATTCCTTCTTACCCAGATCTATAATTGATTCTGGTTGTAAACTTATTTACATTTGCAGGGACCCCAAAGATACATTTGTTTCATTGCATCATTTCAATGCAAGGTACAACAAATCCCAAAATACTCAACCCGTTCAACTTGATGAAGCGTTCGAATTGTTTTATGAAGGTGTAAATTGGTATGGGCCTTATTGGGACCATGTTCTGGGGTACTGGAAAGCAAGTTTGGAACATCCAGACAAGTTACTATTCTTGAAATATGAAGAACTGATTGAAGATACTGTTTTGTATCTTAAGAAAATAGCAGAATTTATGGGTTATCCTTTCTCGTCAGAGGAACAACAACAAGGGGTGCCTGAAAACATTGTACAGCTGTGCAGTTTCGAGAATTTAAATGGCTTGGAAGTAAATAAAACTGGGAAACATCGTGACGGGCAAGGAGATTTGGCGATGGAAAATAACATTTTCTTCCGGAAAGGGAAGGTTGGAGACTGGAAGAATTATTTGACAACTGAAATGGCTCGACGTTTAGACCAACGAACACTGCAAAAGTTTCGCGGTTCAGGTTTAAGTGTCTAA